GCTTTCTCGCGGGCTTCAGCCTTGGACACGCCCAGTACGTGGACCGGCGCTTCCATGATGTTTTCCAGCGCGGTCATGTGCGACCACAGGTTGAAATGCTGGAACACCATCGACAGGCGCGAACGCATGCGCTGCAGCTGTTTCGGATCAGCGGCTTTCAGCGCGCCGTCCTTGTTCGCTACCAGTTTCAGCTCTTCGTTGTTGAGCAGGATCTTGCCCGCGTGCGGCTGCTCAAGCAGGTTGATGCAGCGCAGGAAAGTACTTTTGCCGGAGCCACTGGAGCCGATGATGCTGATCACATCGCCGGCTGCCGCTTTCAGGGACACGCCCTTGAGCACTTCGTGACTGCCATAGCGTTTATGCAGGTCTTGGACTTCAAGTTTGTACATGCGGTCGGTTCTCACAAAAACAGTCAGTCAGTCGTTGAGCAAGCGCCCGTGACGCAGCGCTTCGCGCCCCGCCACCTTGGCCAGCCAGAAACCGGGTTGGGCATAGCGCAGCCGTTCAATGGCAAACAGCACCCCGGACGTACCAGCACACACCGTGCTGACCCGATCGGACACAGGGTCGATCACTTCGAAAATCTCATCCCCGGCTTCAACCCACTCGCCGG
The Pseudomonas fluorescens genome window above contains:
- a CDS encoding ABC transporter ATP-binding protein, which translates into the protein MYKLEVQDLHKRYGSHEVLKGVSLKAAAGDVISIIGSSGSGKSTFLRCINLLEQPHAGKILLNNEELKLVANKDGALKAADPKQLQRMRSRLSMVFQHFNLWSHMTALENIMEAPVHVLGVSKAEAREKAEHYLNKVGVAHRKDAFPGHMSGGEQQRVAIARALAMEPEVMLFDEPTSALDPELVGDVLKVMQALAQEGRTMVVVTHEMGFAREVSNQLVFLHKGVVEESGNPREVLVNPQSERLQQFLSGSLK